In Chitinophaga varians, the following are encoded in one genomic region:
- the aspT gene encoding aspartate-alanine antiporter has protein sequence MQWITHVLQQYPELAIFLTIALGFAIGPLKIKTFSLGTVTAVLLVGVLVGQLKIDISSTVKSVFFLMFLFAVGYSVGPQFFRGLKKTGLPQMGFAVLMLLTCLIFPWLCARFMGYNMGQAAGLLAGSQTISAVIGVAGDTINGLPLTAAQKADYNNAIPVCYAVTYIFGTAGSAWVLASLAPAMLGGLDKVRKACKELEASMGAGDESSLPGMIPADRVVAFRAYTVTADWFGDGKTVQQLEAHLAEEHVRLFVERLRQQNKLVDAAPGVVIHKGDKIVLSGRREDLMGERGLIGPEIQDAELLHFPAEALQVLVAKKNIAGMKVSELRAQPYMHGIFIRSIKAADIEVPVMSDTVLERGDVLELVGLKKEVDKAVQQIGYADRPTEKTDMTFVGLGIVIGGLIGVLTVRIGGVPISLSTSGGALIIGLVFGWLRSQHPTFGRIPAPALWVMNNVGLNMFIAVVGITAGPGFVDGFKQVGVSLFLVGAVATTLPLLAGVLMGKYIFKFHPALILGCTAGARTTTAALGAIQDAVDSKTPALGYTVTYAVGNTLLIIWGVVIVMLMR, from the coding sequence ATGCAGTGGATTACTCATGTATTGCAGCAATACCCTGAACTGGCTATCTTTCTCACTATCGCACTGGGCTTTGCTATTGGCCCTCTTAAAATTAAAACATTCAGTCTGGGTACTGTTACGGCCGTATTGCTGGTGGGCGTGCTGGTAGGTCAACTGAAGATCGATATTTCATCTACGGTGAAGTCCGTGTTTTTCCTGATGTTTTTGTTTGCGGTGGGTTATAGTGTGGGGCCGCAGTTTTTCCGGGGACTGAAAAAAACAGGGCTGCCACAAATGGGGTTCGCGGTGCTGATGTTATTGACATGCCTCATTTTTCCCTGGCTCTGCGCGCGTTTCATGGGATATAATATGGGACAGGCGGCAGGGCTGCTGGCCGGTTCACAGACTATCTCCGCCGTGATCGGCGTAGCAGGGGACACCATCAACGGACTACCGTTGACGGCTGCACAGAAAGCGGATTACAACAATGCCATACCTGTTTGTTACGCGGTGACCTATATCTTCGGGACAGCCGGTTCTGCGTGGGTGCTGGCCAGCCTGGCGCCTGCCATGCTGGGTGGGCTGGACAAAGTCCGGAAAGCCTGCAAGGAGCTGGAAGCCTCCATGGGGGCCGGTGATGAGAGCTCCCTGCCTGGCATGATCCCCGCCGACAGGGTAGTAGCTTTCCGTGCTTATACAGTTACCGCCGACTGGTTTGGCGACGGGAAAACAGTACAGCAGCTGGAAGCCCATCTGGCTGAAGAACATGTCCGTTTGTTCGTGGAACGGCTCCGGCAACAAAATAAGCTGGTTGATGCCGCTCCCGGCGTGGTCATCCATAAAGGCGATAAGATTGTTTTAAGTGGCCGCCGTGAAGACCTGATGGGAGAAAGAGGCCTGATAGGGCCGGAGATACAGGACGCTGAACTGCTGCACTTCCCGGCGGAAGCCTTACAGGTACTGGTGGCAAAGAAAAATATTGCCGGTATGAAAGTCAGTGAGCTGAGGGCGCAACCTTATATGCATGGCATCTTTATCCGCAGTATCAAAGCGGCTGATATCGAAGTGCCCGTCATGTCTGATACCGTACTGGAAAGAGGAGACGTACTGGAGCTGGTGGGACTTAAAAAAGAGGTAGATAAAGCCGTCCAGCAGATCGGCTACGCCGACAGGCCTACGGAGAAAACAGATATGACCTTCGTAGGGCTGGGTATTGTTATTGGCGGGTTGATAGGAGTGCTGACCGTCCGTATTGGAGGCGTGCCTATCAGTCTGAGCACCAGCGGTGGCGCCCTGATCATAGGCCTGGTGTTCGGCTGGCTCCGCTCGCAGCATCCTACTTTTGGCCGCATTCCTGCACCTGCGTTATGGGTGATGAACAATGTGGGACTGAATATGTTTATAGCTGTAGTTGGCATCACCGCCGGCCCCGGTTTTGTGGATGGCTTCAAACAGGTGGGCGTCAGCCTTTTCCTGGTGGGCGCTGTCGCTACTACCTTACCATTGCTGGCAGGAGTGTTGATGGGCAAGTATATTTTTAAATTCCACCCCGCATTGATATTGGGCTGCACTGCCGGCGCGCGCACCACCACCGCCGCGCTGGGGGCCATTCAGGATGCGGTGGACAGTAAAACGCCAGCCCTTGGTTATACTGTCACTTATGCGGTGGGCAATACCCTCCTGATCATCTGGGGTGTTGTGATAGTCATGTTGATGCGATGA
- a CDS encoding SusC/RagA family TonB-linked outer membrane protein, with product MIRLLRRYSRILLLLLCAVHTYAQEAGKPVLVKGSVVSENGEPLIGVSITVRQRNGKETYNASTNERGVFQLQGLKAGTQYDFAFSFIGYENNRVDGFIVKAGDGNLLLVRMKESSHGLNELVVVGYGSRTRKELTGAVASVRSADLMQQPVTSFDQALAGKMAGIQVMQTNGAPGGNVSIRVRGVGSISAGNNPLFVIDGMPVTNDTRNASPGPNSYQQPANPLASININDIASIDVLKDAASAAIYGSRGSTGVVLIRTKKGTAGKLTVNYDVNYGLQNVNKHVDVLNAYDYAKLVYDGHNNAYLDAVPGGKPTDPNSVRPKNPSTWVPPQVLPYLAGEKGLTNTDWQKEIFRQAPMQSHTVSIYGGSENLSYYFSGNYLNQDGIVINNNYKRYSSRFRIDGGSKRFRFGVNMNPSFTDNHLVNAEGPWFAPNSGVVALALGYAPIFPVHNPDGTFADSVNVWGYGQTNQLNPVAVASLIKDRMKNFRLMANAYMEYEILSGLKYKISAGADINTFRRDYYRPSTLPIPSGTLPSVATGFSNTDQYTNWLIEHTVSYAKSFGKHKIDALAGFTAQKENQEHNTLTAINFPTDIVTTLNAGQINAGASSQEQWSLNSWLARVQYSYGDKYFLTGSVRRDGSSRFGINKKWASFPAISAAWQVSNEPFFKNINAISSLKIRSSYGLTGNFQIPNYGSLAQLANYNGTNATNSNYIFGNQTLVNGVSVVTPANPDLTWESTASFDAGVEIGFFKDALNLTVDYYNSNTTKLLLNLPVPGISGFSTYLQNIGALNNRGVEITLSYNKKLGKDWSLEGNANIAFNKNKVTRLGPSGAPIIATGGTGNAYFITKIGETIGSYYLYVTDGIYRDKADLDGSAKTSNPTYVGDLKFKDINNDGKIDANDRTIVGSFQPKYIFGFSNTVRYKQLDFSFSIQGSQGNKILNLFRRYIANVEGNFNNLSFVKDHYVSPDNIGNGYINRPNRLATGGNGITSSWHVEDGSFVRVRNIALGYNFPAVLLSRVHLSAARIYGAVQNPFTFTKYSLFNPEISNRTDNALTAGEDYGSYPLARTYSLGLNITF from the coding sequence ATGATCAGACTTTTAAGAAGGTACTCCCGTATTCTTTTATTGCTGCTATGTGCCGTGCACACCTATGCACAGGAAGCAGGCAAGCCCGTACTGGTGAAAGGAAGTGTGGTAAGTGAAAACGGCGAGCCGCTCATCGGTGTGTCCATTACCGTTAGACAACGGAACGGTAAGGAAACCTACAACGCCTCTACCAACGAACGTGGCGTATTTCAGTTGCAGGGCCTTAAAGCCGGTACGCAATATGACTTCGCATTTAGCTTCATCGGTTATGAAAACAACCGAGTAGATGGTTTCATCGTTAAAGCAGGAGACGGCAACCTGCTGCTCGTGCGGATGAAAGAATCCAGTCACGGGCTGAACGAGCTGGTAGTAGTAGGCTACGGCAGCCGCACCAGGAAAGAGCTGACCGGCGCAGTGGCTTCCGTCCGCTCAGCCGATCTGATGCAGCAGCCGGTCACCTCCTTTGACCAGGCCCTCGCCGGAAAAATGGCTGGCATACAAGTGATGCAGACCAACGGCGCTCCGGGAGGCAACGTGTCTATCCGCGTTCGCGGCGTGGGCTCCATCAGTGCAGGTAACAATCCGCTGTTTGTCATCGACGGCATGCCCGTTACCAATGACACCCGCAACGCCTCGCCCGGGCCTAACAGCTACCAGCAACCCGCCAACCCGCTGGCGTCTATCAATATCAATGACATTGCTTCCATTGACGTGCTGAAAGATGCTGCGTCAGCAGCCATCTATGGCTCCAGAGGCTCTACCGGCGTGGTGCTTATCCGCACCAAAAAAGGCACCGCCGGCAAACTGACCGTCAATTATGACGTCAACTACGGTCTTCAGAACGTCAACAAACATGTGGACGTACTAAACGCCTACGACTATGCCAAACTAGTATACGACGGCCACAATAACGCCTACCTGGACGCAGTGCCCGGTGGCAAACCCACAGACCCAAACAGCGTGCGCCCGAAAAACCCGTCTACCTGGGTGCCTCCACAGGTACTTCCCTATCTCGCCGGCGAGAAAGGGCTCACCAACACCGACTGGCAGAAGGAGATCTTCCGGCAGGCGCCCATGCAGAGCCATACCGTGAGCATCTATGGCGGCAGCGAAAACCTGTCCTATTATTTCTCCGGTAACTATCTCAACCAGGACGGCATCGTTATCAACAACAACTACAAACGTTACTCCAGCAGGTTCAGGATTGACGGCGGCAGCAAACGGTTTCGTTTTGGCGTAAACATGAACCCCTCCTTTACCGACAACCACCTCGTTAACGCCGAAGGTCCGTGGTTTGCGCCCAATTCCGGCGTAGTGGCCCTGGCGCTGGGATATGCGCCCATCTTCCCGGTACATAACCCCGACGGCACCTTCGCCGATTCTGTCAATGTATGGGGATATGGACAAACCAACCAGCTGAACCCCGTAGCCGTAGCTTCCCTGATCAAAGACCGTATGAAAAATTTCCGCCTGATGGCCAATGCCTATATGGAATACGAAATCCTCAGCGGCCTGAAATACAAAATCTCCGCCGGCGCAGACATCAATACTTTCCGCCGGGATTACTACCGCCCGTCTACCCTGCCTATTCCGTCAGGCACGCTGCCTTCCGTGGCGACAGGCTTTTCTAACACCGACCAATACACGAACTGGCTGATTGAACATACCGTGTCTTACGCGAAAAGCTTCGGAAAACATAAAATAGACGCGCTGGCCGGCTTTACTGCCCAGAAAGAAAACCAGGAACACAATACCCTCACCGCCATCAATTTCCCGACAGACATCGTCACTACGCTCAATGCCGGCCAGATCAACGCCGGCGCCTCTTCCCAGGAACAGTGGAGCCTGAACTCCTGGCTGGCAAGGGTACAATACAGTTACGGTGACAAATACTTCCTTACCGGTTCAGTGAGAAGGGATGGCTCTTCCCGCTTCGGCATCAACAAAAAATGGGCGTCTTTCCCTGCTATCTCCGCAGCATGGCAGGTATCCAACGAACCGTTTTTTAAAAACATCAATGCCATCAGTTCCCTGAAAATCAGGAGCAGCTACGGTCTTACCGGCAACTTCCAGATACCCAACTATGGCTCGCTGGCACAGCTGGCCAACTACAACGGCACCAACGCCACCAACAGCAATTATATCTTCGGCAATCAGACACTGGTGAACGGCGTTTCAGTAGTAACGCCCGCCAATCCGGACCTCACCTGGGAAAGCACCGCCAGCTTCGATGCCGGTGTGGAAATAGGATTCTTCAAGGACGCCCTGAACCTGACCGTTGACTACTATAATTCCAATACCACCAAACTGCTGCTGAACCTGCCGGTGCCAGGCATCTCCGGTTTCAGTACCTATCTGCAGAATATCGGCGCGCTGAACAACCGCGGCGTGGAGATCACCCTATCCTACAATAAAAAACTGGGTAAAGACTGGTCACTGGAAGGCAATGCCAACATCGCCTTCAACAAAAACAAAGTCACCCGCCTTGGCCCCTCCGGTGCACCTATCATCGCTACCGGCGGTACCGGCAACGCCTACTTCATCACTAAAATCGGAGAGACGATCGGTTCCTACTATCTGTACGTTACCGATGGCATCTACCGCGACAAAGCCGACCTGGACGGTTCCGCCAAAACCAGCAACCCAACCTATGTGGGCGATCTGAAATTCAAAGACATCAATAACGATGGTAAAATAGACGCCAACGACAGGACCATTGTCGGCAGCTTTCAGCCTAAGTACATTTTTGGTTTCAGCAATACCGTGCGCTACAAACAGCTCGACTTCAGCTTCTCCATACAGGGCAGCCAGGGTAATAAAATCCTGAACCTCTTCCGGCGCTACATCGCCAACGTAGAAGGCAATTTCAACAACCTCAGCTTCGTAAAAGACCATTATGTCTCTCCGGACAATATCGGCAACGGCTATATCAACAGGCCTAACCGCCTCGCTACCGGCGGCAACGGCATCACCTCTTCCTGGCATGTGGAAGACGGTTCTTTCGTGAGGGTACGGAACATAGCGCTGGGATATAATTTTCCCGCTGTCCTGCTGAGCAGGGTACATCTCTCTGCCGCGAGGATATACGGCGCCGTACAGAACCCGTTCACCTTCACCAAGTACTCCCTGTTCAACCCGGAGATCAGCAACCGTACCGACAATGCCCTGACCGCCGGAGAAGACTACGGCTCCTACCCGCTTGCACGTACATATTCTCTTGGCCTTAACATCACCTTTTAA
- a CDS encoding RagB/SusD family nutrient uptake outer membrane protein, producing MKKQLLYLPALFFLLSSCGKDFLNLTPPSAISPGKFFKTQDDAITAVNGCYESLALSSQYGNTFQVLMEARADNFTDQDPSSNAGQNYQINRYSDNPGNTNFYNTWVGVYNGIFRCNTLLGNIDGIKMDETLKNRIKAEARFIRALDYFNLVRLWGGVPVLTTVVDPISAVNQKRDDVAAAYKLIEDDLTFAAANLPATYPANDLGRITAGAAKGLLGKVYLYEKKYGNAQTVLQDVIDSKVFSLLPAVADVFNTGNKYNAEIVFAVRYAKGVANQDHGFWYANSQVITVDTTLTKAYDANDLRKPLVDPVKPTGNANIMPRKFLDQPVNGNAGNDFPVLRFADILLLQAEVLNELGYATNGNAFTYLNNVRTRAGLAALTAADLPDQASFRAEVYKQRRLELPFECDRWFDLVRTNRAISEVLANKKVNLPAFRLLYPIPQQEVDIMGFAQNPGY from the coding sequence ATGAAAAAGCAACTATTATATTTACCGGCACTTTTTTTTCTGTTAAGCTCCTGTGGCAAAGACTTTCTGAACCTGACACCGCCATCGGCCATCTCTCCCGGGAAGTTCTTCAAAACGCAGGACGACGCCATTACCGCCGTCAACGGCTGTTATGAGTCGCTGGCACTGAGCAGTCAATACGGCAACACCTTCCAGGTGTTAATGGAAGCCAGGGCCGACAACTTCACCGACCAGGACCCATCCTCAAATGCCGGCCAGAACTACCAGATCAACCGGTATTCCGACAACCCCGGCAATACCAACTTCTACAACACCTGGGTTGGCGTATACAATGGTATCTTTCGCTGTAACACCTTGCTGGGCAACATCGACGGTATCAAAATGGACGAGACGTTGAAAAACCGTATCAAAGCAGAAGCGAGGTTTATCCGTGCCCTGGATTACTTTAACCTGGTGCGGCTCTGGGGAGGCGTACCGGTATTGACCACTGTCGTAGATCCTATCAGTGCCGTCAACCAGAAAAGAGATGATGTAGCCGCTGCTTACAAGTTGATAGAAGACGATCTTACTTTTGCCGCCGCCAATCTGCCGGCCACCTATCCGGCCAATGACCTGGGACGCATTACCGCCGGCGCCGCCAAAGGCCTGCTGGGAAAAGTATATCTCTACGAAAAAAAATACGGTAACGCACAAACGGTATTACAGGATGTCATTGACTCCAAAGTGTTTTCCCTGCTGCCTGCCGTAGCAGATGTGTTTAATACCGGCAATAAATACAATGCGGAAATCGTCTTCGCTGTCCGTTACGCCAAAGGTGTAGCTAACCAGGACCACGGCTTCTGGTACGCCAATTCACAGGTGATCACCGTCGATACCACGCTGACAAAAGCCTACGACGCCAACGACCTGCGCAAGCCGCTCGTAGACCCGGTAAAACCTACCGGTAACGCCAATATCATGCCGCGCAAGTTCCTCGATCAGCCGGTCAACGGTAACGCCGGCAACGACTTCCCGGTGCTGCGTTTTGCGGACATCCTGCTGTTACAGGCAGAGGTATTAAATGAACTCGGATACGCCACCAACGGCAACGCCTTTACCTATCTTAACAATGTGCGTACCCGTGCCGGTCTCGCTGCCCTTACTGCCGCAGACCTGCCGGACCAGGCCAGTTTCCGCGCGGAAGTGTATAAACAGCGCCGGCTGGAGCTGCCTTTTGAATGCGACCGCTGGTTTGATCTGGTACGGACTAATCGCGCCATTTCAGAAGTGCTTGCGAATAAAAAGGTGAATCTGCCGGCGTTCCGGTTGTTGTATCCGATACCGCAGCAGGAGGTGGATATTATGGGATTTGCGCAGAATCCGGGGTATTAG
- a CDS encoding RNA polymerase sigma factor yields MTMLLNKAELAAFDSIYSQYHQAVFLNICKLVPQQEVAEDILQEVFLALWNNRRKLELTNDVARWLFVVSYNKSIQYLKNAAKEKTILATHPEQAVSTDDDNFAAMKEMQLHLISDAIEQLSPRKKMIFRLCRLEGKSLQEAASILGISHHTAKEYLKASSSFIKTYIATQQASLPVAGLILLGTYLH; encoded by the coding sequence ATGACTATGCTACTTAACAAAGCTGAACTTGCGGCATTCGACAGTATCTACAGCCAGTACCACCAGGCTGTGTTCCTGAATATCTGTAAGCTGGTACCCCAGCAGGAAGTGGCCGAAGATATCCTGCAGGAGGTATTCCTGGCGCTGTGGAACAACCGCCGCAAGCTGGAACTGACCAACGATGTGGCACGCTGGCTGTTTGTCGTAAGCTATAACAAATCCATCCAATACCTGAAAAACGCCGCTAAAGAAAAGACCATACTGGCTACCCATCCCGAACAAGCGGTATCAACAGACGACGACAACTTTGCGGCCATGAAGGAGATGCAGCTCCACCTGATCAGCGATGCCATCGAACAACTGTCGCCCAGGAAAAAAATGATCTTCCGCCTTTGCCGCCTGGAAGGCAAGTCGCTCCAGGAAGCGGCTTCCATCCTTGGCATCTCCCACCATACGGCCAAGGAATACCTGAAAGCATCTTCCTCTTTTATTAAAACGTATATCGCTACACAACAGGCATCCTTACCTGTAGCGGGTTTGATCCTGCTGGGCACCTATCTCCATTAG
- a CDS encoding putative toxin — MVPVPSLEETHYYPFGLTMAGISSNALKSANYPENRKKYNGIEFTSELDLDIYDAQFRNLDPQIGRWNQIDPKIDNMEAWSPYASNYDNPIRFLDFLGDEPLGGGTPIMWTAGQKQAEYVKAILRPVGNFVVELLGRTAVAAAGILNAAGGGRTSAESIGLSGSQADQYNAATTVGSTLPLPMPGGGLPGESAALALANGVSVGASEGLAINISNVVLAKGGAAPNRTGSQGEAATGSDKGGQKETYVDPISGKDRIADKSTITQLHETKNVGYQYLSTQLKDAIQYAKDGGRKFMLWLRSDTKVSRQLQEEIKNGNVRRKTIPGT; from the coding sequence ATAGTTCCTGTACCGTCTCTAGAGGAGACGCATTATTATCCATTTGGGTTAACGATGGCGGGGATTAGTTCGAATGCGTTGAAGAGCGCGAATTACCCGGAGAACAGGAAGAAGTATAACGGGATTGAGTTTACGAGTGAGTTAGACCTGGATATATATGATGCTCAGTTTAGGAATCTTGATCCGCAGATAGGAAGGTGGAACCAGATAGACCCGAAAATAGATAATATGGAGGCATGGTCGCCGTATGCCTCTAATTATGATAACCCGATCAGGTTTCTTGACTTTTTAGGAGATGAGCCTTTAGGAGGCGGGACCCCTATTATGTGGACAGCTGGTCAAAAGCAAGCGGAATATGTAAAAGCAATTTTGCGACCTGTTGGAAATTTTGTTGTCGAACTTTTAGGGCGTACTGCTGTCGCGGCAGCAGGGATCTTGAATGCTGCTGGAGGAGGAAGGACATCCGCTGAATCCATCGGGTTGTCTGGGTCCCAGGCAGATCAATATAATGCTGCAACTACTGTTGGCTCCACCCTCCCTCTTCCAATGCCAGGAGGAGGTTTACCTGGTGAAAGCGCCGCATTAGCATTAGCAAATGGTGTCTCAGTAGGAGCTTCAGAGGGTTTAGCTATAAACATAAGTAATGTTGTTTTGGCAAAAGGAGGAGCCGCGCCCAATCGTACAGGGTCTCAAGGTGAAGCAGCGACTGGGTCAGATAAAGGAGGGCAAAAAGAGACATATGTAGACCCAATATCAGGAAAAGATAGAATTGCTGATAAATCTACAATCACTCAATTGCATGAAACAAAAAATGTAGGCTATCAGTACCTTAGTACGCAATTAAAAGATGCCATTCAGTATGCAAAAGATGGAGGCAGGAAATTTATGTTATGGTTAAGATCGGATACGAAAGTATCCAGGCAATTGCAGGAAGAGATTAAGAATGGGAATGTCAGAAGAAAGACAATTCCGGGAACATAG
- the aspD gene encoding aspartate 4-decarboxylase translates to MALTKIKTSRKREHLLESLSPFQLKDNLISLAQDESRKAATVMLNAGRGNPNWVATTPREAFFTLGLFGIEECRRVMDNAEGLAGIPDKKGIAKRFEKFLSINKTAPGIDLLQKAYKYGLKQHGYDADAWVHELAESVIGDQYPEPDRMLSHMEPIVHDYIIQEMCNNEPPAGKYDLFAVEGGTAAMCYIFDSLMQNFLIKKGDKIALMVPVFTPYIEIPELERYSFDVVEIKSNTMNKDGRHTWQYPDSELEKLKDPSIRILFAVNPSNPPSSAIHPDSLKKIIKIVKKDNPGLMVVTDDVYGTFVPGFKSLMAAIPYNTIGVYSFSKYFGCTGWRLGVIAIHQKNMFDDNIRRLPAPATKALNKRYGSITLDPQRLKFIDRMVADSRQVALNHTAGLSLPQQTQMMLFAAFALLDTKNKYKTLTQVLVQKRLKLLWDELEIPLVKDPLNAGYYSEIDIQVWAEKVYGDKFFRWLQQHFEPVDILFRLAEKTGVVLLNGGGFDGPEWSVRVSLANLPTASYSVIGKRITEIMREYASVWKSNGTLKK, encoded by the coding sequence ATGGCCCTGACAAAAATTAAAACCAGCAGAAAGCGGGAACACTTGTTGGAAAGCCTGAGTCCTTTCCAGCTAAAAGACAATCTCATTAGTCTTGCACAGGACGAAAGCCGCAAAGCCGCCACCGTGATGCTGAACGCCGGCAGAGGTAACCCCAACTGGGTAGCCACTACGCCGCGCGAAGCCTTCTTTACACTCGGCCTTTTTGGCATCGAGGAATGCAGAAGGGTGATGGACAACGCAGAGGGACTGGCCGGTATCCCCGATAAAAAAGGCATCGCCAAAAGATTTGAAAAATTTCTGTCGATCAATAAGACGGCGCCTGGAATAGACCTGCTGCAGAAGGCCTATAAATATGGCCTCAAGCAACATGGCTACGATGCAGACGCCTGGGTGCATGAACTGGCTGAAAGTGTGATCGGTGATCAATACCCGGAGCCGGACAGGATGCTGTCGCACATGGAGCCTATCGTGCACGACTATATTATTCAGGAGATGTGCAACAACGAACCGCCTGCAGGCAAATATGACCTCTTTGCGGTGGAAGGCGGCACAGCTGCCATGTGCTACATCTTTGATTCGCTGATGCAGAACTTCCTGATCAAAAAAGGGGACAAGATAGCCCTGATGGTGCCGGTGTTTACGCCCTACATCGAAATACCGGAACTGGAACGCTACAGTTTTGATGTGGTGGAAATCAAGTCCAACACCATGAACAAAGACGGGCGTCATACCTGGCAGTACCCCGACAGTGAACTGGAGAAGTTGAAAGACCCCTCCATTCGTATATTGTTTGCCGTGAATCCCAGCAACCCGCCTTCTTCGGCCATCCATCCGGATTCACTGAAGAAGATCATTAAGATCGTAAAGAAAGACAATCCCGGTTTGATGGTGGTGACAGACGATGTGTACGGTACTTTTGTGCCCGGCTTCAAATCCCTGATGGCGGCCATTCCCTACAATACGATCGGGGTGTATTCCTTCTCCAAATATTTCGGTTGTACCGGATGGCGTTTAGGCGTGATCGCTATACACCAGAAAAATATGTTCGATGACAATATCCGGCGGCTTCCGGCGCCGGCCACGAAGGCGCTCAACAAACGTTACGGCAGCATTACGCTGGACCCGCAGCGGCTGAAGTTCATTGACCGTATGGTGGCCGACAGCCGCCAGGTGGCCCTGAACCATACAGCGGGCCTGTCATTGCCGCAGCAGACACAGATGATGCTGTTTGCCGCCTTTGCCCTGCTGGACACTAAGAACAAATATAAAACACTCACACAGGTGCTGGTGCAGAAACGCCTGAAACTCTTGTGGGACGAGCTGGAGATACCATTGGTGAAAGACCCGCTGAATGCAGGTTACTATTCTGAAATAGATATACAGGTGTGGGCGGAAAAAGTATATGGTGATAAATTCTTTAGATGGTTACAACAACATTTTGAACCGGTGGACATCCTGTTCCGGCTGGCGGAAAAGACCGGCGTGGTATTGCTGAATGGCGGCGGGTTCGATGGCCCTGAGTGGTCGGTGCGTGTATCGCTGGCCAATCTGCCTACCGCGTCTTACTCCGTTATTGGTAAACGTATCACTGAAATTATGCGGGAATACGCCAGCGTATGGAAAAGTAACGGAACTTTGAAAAAATAA
- a CDS encoding FecR family protein: MEQFYLLLEKFKKGQASAADIAQLEAWIQQGADEPVKAAMLNAYLQSIADRQQVLPPEKTAAMLDRLHTAIAAEAATPARKRPLRAILLPLSVAASVLIVVGAVYLKYQLNTSGRKAATASMTSHQIHNNGNDIKTLALADGSVIHLSPNSTLSWKDTVQTLRRLTLQGKADFIVHADTKRPFIVEAAGITVTALGTTFTVNTQTANKVAVKLSAGKVQIHTTDNNEDVCLLPGEEYAINTITRSFDIKKSGSSGKAPGSIAPEVNNVVLSFNNEPLDQAIRTLATHFNTTVSFRQEDVNALYFTGKVLKKDSLKNILAAICAMNQLELRTTGDSIIISK, from the coding sequence ATGGAACAGTTCTACTTACTATTAGAGAAATTCAAAAAAGGGCAGGCTAGCGCCGCAGACATCGCTCAACTGGAAGCCTGGATACAGCAAGGCGCAGACGAACCAGTGAAAGCAGCCATGCTGAATGCCTATCTGCAAAGCATTGCTGACCGGCAACAGGTGCTGCCTCCGGAAAAAACCGCCGCCATGTTGGACCGGCTACATACCGCCATAGCAGCAGAAGCGGCTACGCCGGCACGGAAACGGCCACTGAGAGCGATATTGCTTCCCCTGTCTGTTGCAGCCTCGGTATTGATCGTGGTGGGCGCTGTGTATCTGAAATACCAGTTGAACACTTCCGGGAGAAAAGCAGCGACGGCATCTATGACCAGCCATCAAATACACAATAATGGCAACGATATAAAAACGCTGGCACTGGCCGACGGATCTGTCATACACTTGTCGCCCAACAGCACGCTGAGCTGGAAAGATACCGTACAAACCTTGCGCAGGCTTACCTTACAGGGGAAAGCAGACTTTATCGTGCACGCAGATACGAAAAGGCCATTTATCGTGGAAGCTGCCGGCATCACTGTCACTGCCCTCGGCACCACTTTTACCGTCAACACGCAGACTGCCAACAAGGTGGCGGTAAAATTATCAGCCGGGAAAGTACAAATACATACAACAGACAATAACGAGGATGTTTGCCTGTTACCAGGAGAAGAGTATGCCATCAACACCATCACCCGGTCATTTGACATCAAAAAGTCCGGCAGTAGCGGAAAAGCACCTGGCAGCATAGCTCCGGAAGTCAACAACGTCGTGCTTTCCTTCAACAACGAACCGCTGGACCAGGCCATACGCACCCTGGCAACACACTTTAACACAACGGTGAGTTTCCGGCAGGAAGATGTCAATGCCTTGTATTTCACCGGGAAGGTACTGAAGAAAGACTCCCTGAAAAATATTCTGGCAGCCATATGTGCCATGAACCAGCTGGAGCTCAGGACCACAGGAGATAGCATCATTATCAGCAAATAA